A stretch of Dyella sp. BiH032 DNA encodes these proteins:
- a CDS encoding erythromycin esterase family protein, whose protein sequence is MTVTHPLDLIRGTAIRLGGVAGDYDALLESVGDRPLVLLGEATHGTREFYRMRAEITLRLIREKAFDAVAVEADWPDAYRLNRYVRGEDGGADAEEAFGDFQRFPVWMWRNEEVLRFVRELRDINASRAPEGRIGFYGLDMYSLYRSSEAVIAYLDDVDQEQAALAREQYATLDHVRDPQRYGYEAVSGLRPDARAVVQERLNELLRRAPAYLELDGRPAADAFFFAERNAQVVKSAEAYYRAMFGSRAESWNLRDRHMVETLFALQSYLRKQERPGRVVVWAHNSHLGDARATEMSRAGEWNVGQLVREALGPQQAFLVGFTTSTGTVTAAHDWGGEAESRKIRVALPESYEGLFQRTRLQRFYLPLGGPVGEALKVPMLERAIGVLYRPETEYHSHYFMASLPAQFDAVFHLDETSAVEPMDG, encoded by the coding sequence ATGACCGTGACCCATCCGCTCGACCTGATCCGTGGCACCGCGATCCGCCTAGGCGGTGTCGCCGGGGACTACGACGCGCTGCTGGAGTCCGTCGGCGATCGTCCGCTGGTCTTGCTGGGCGAAGCCACGCATGGCACGCGCGAGTTCTATCGCATGCGCGCCGAGATCACGTTGCGGCTGATCCGGGAAAAAGCCTTCGACGCGGTCGCCGTGGAAGCGGACTGGCCGGATGCCTACCGGCTAAACCGTTACGTCCGCGGCGAGGACGGCGGCGCCGATGCCGAGGAGGCGTTCGGCGACTTCCAGCGCTTTCCCGTGTGGATGTGGCGCAATGAGGAAGTATTGCGCTTCGTCCGCGAGTTGCGCGACATCAACGCCAGCCGCGCGCCGGAAGGGCGTATCGGTTTCTATGGACTGGACATGTACAGCTTGTACCGCTCGTCCGAAGCGGTGATCGCCTACCTCGACGACGTGGACCAGGAACAGGCCGCGCTGGCGCGCGAACAATACGCGACGCTCGATCACGTGCGCGACCCGCAGCGCTACGGCTACGAAGCCGTGTCCGGCCTGCGCCCCGACGCCCGCGCCGTGGTGCAGGAACGCCTCAACGAATTGCTCCGCCGCGCACCCGCGTATCTGGAACTGGACGGCCGCCCCGCCGCGGATGCGTTCTTCTTCGCCGAACGCAACGCGCAGGTGGTGAAGAGCGCGGAGGCGTATTACCGCGCGATGTTCGGCAGCCGCGCGGAAAGCTGGAACCTGCGAGATCGCCACATGGTAGAAACTCTGTTCGCGCTGCAGTCCTATCTGCGCAAGCAGGAGCGGCCCGGCCGCGTAGTGGTATGGGCACACAACTCCCATCTGGGCGATGCGCGCGCCACCGAGATGTCGCGCGCCGGCGAGTGGAACGTGGGACAACTGGTGCGCGAAGCCTTAGGGCCGCAACAGGCTTTCCTCGTCGGCTTCACCACCAGCACGGGCACCGTGACCGCCGCGCATGACTGGGGTGGCGAGGCCGAGAGCCGCAAGATTCGCGTGGCCTTGCCGGAGAGCTACGAAGGGCTGTTTCAACGCACACGCCTGCAACGGTTCTACCTGCCACTGGGCGGGCCGGTTGGGGAGGCGCTGAAAGTGCCGATGCTGGAGCGCGCGATCGGCGTGCTGTACCGACCGGAGACGGAGTATCACAGTCATTACTTCATGGCTTCGCTCCCCGCGCAGTTCGACGCGGTGTTTCATCTGGATGAGACAAGTGCGGTCGAGCCGATGGATGGTTGA
- a CDS encoding universal stress protein — translation MRDILVLSESFKQWSPGIEYAARLAVAFDAHLTGTWICASPTMAAPSFEAPDLMAELYDATRELEEEAYAAGPAFEQRALEFGLRKASWLVAEGYLPDVLALAGSWHDLLVVERTPNTPWGSISAVGNIVLGASLPCLVVPHGAPTHVPSLETAVIAWNGSAEALRAAHAAMPLLARARRIVILHGEQRPPASMLAWRPPFDLAGYLLRHGLQAESEMLAGDGDEEVGAALLRAAERVGAGLLVMGAYGHTRFREWVLGGATRYVLEYGRVPLLLRH, via the coding sequence ATGCGCGACATCCTGGTTCTTTCCGAAAGCTTCAAGCAGTGGTCGCCCGGCATCGAATATGCCGCGCGCCTGGCCGTCGCCTTCGACGCTCACCTCACGGGCACTTGGATCTGCGCCTCGCCGACGATGGCTGCGCCGTCCTTCGAGGCGCCCGACCTGATGGCCGAGCTCTACGACGCGACGCGCGAGCTCGAAGAAGAAGCCTACGCCGCCGGCCCCGCCTTCGAACAACGCGCGCTGGAGTTCGGCCTGCGCAAGGCGTCCTGGCTGGTCGCCGAAGGTTATCTCCCCGATGTGCTGGCCCTGGCCGGCAGCTGGCACGATCTCCTGGTGGTCGAGCGCACGCCCAATACGCCGTGGGGTTCGATCTCCGCCGTAGGCAATATCGTGCTGGGCGCCTCCCTGCCTTGCCTGGTAGTGCCGCACGGCGCGCCCACGCACGTGCCATCGCTGGAAACGGCAGTCATCGCCTGGAATGGTTCGGCCGAAGCATTGCGCGCGGCGCATGCGGCGATGCCGCTCCTGGCCCGCGCGCGGCGCATCGTGATTCTGCATGGAGAGCAGCGGCCACCGGCGAGCATGCTGGCGTGGCGCCCTCCGTTCGATCTGGCCGGTTATCTGTTGCGCCATGGGCTGCAGGCCGAGAGCGAGATGCTTGCCGGCGATGGCGACGAGGAAGTGGGGGCCGCGCTGCTGCGGGCGGCGGAAAGGGTCGGGGCGGGGTTGCTGGTGATGGGGGCGTATGGACATACGCGGTTTAGGGAGTGGGTGTTGGGTGGGGCGACGCGGTATGTGTTGGAGTATGGGAGGGTGCCGTTGTTGTTGCGGCATTAG
- a CDS encoding dodecin family protein translates to MNNVAKTIEINAASSKSLEDAIQGGLRKVAGTIDKVQGAWVSDIKVRTSPNGDITEWRACLRVTFIVD, encoded by the coding sequence ATGAACAACGTCGCCAAGACGATCGAGATCAATGCCGCTTCCAGCAAGAGCCTGGAAGACGCCATCCAGGGCGGCTTGCGCAAAGTCGCCGGCACCATCGACAAGGTCCAGGGAGCCTGGGTCAGCGACATCAAGGTACGCACCTCGCCCAACGGCGACATCACCGAGTGGCGCGCCTGCCTGCGCGTCACCTTCATCGTCGACTGA
- a CDS encoding ChaB family protein yields MPYRHNADLPESVRAHLPEHAQDIYREAFNHAYEAHADDARQEEAAHRIAWAAVKRGYEKRGDRWVPIGD; encoded by the coding sequence ATGCCTTACCGACACAACGCCGACCTGCCCGAATCGGTTCGGGCGCACTTGCCCGAGCACGCGCAGGACATCTATCGCGAAGCCTTCAATCACGCCTACGAAGCCCATGCGGACGATGCGCGCCAGGAGGAGGCCGCGCACCGCATTGCCTGGGCCGCGGTCAAGCGCGGATACGAGAAACGTGGCGATCGCTGGGTACCGATTGGCGACTAG
- a CDS encoding CBS domain-containing protein: MKVRDAMTRHVQTLTPDTLLIDAMRMMLRERVSGLPVVDLRGAVVGVLTEGDLMRRAELGTERRHPHWLSFVLGPGRLAREYTASHARRVDEVMTREVVTISADAPLAEAVRLMEEHRIKRLPVLYHHWLEGILSRADLMRAFVSAAPGVAPDDLSDAAIARRIAVEFDVQPWTPRNTAHADVEGGVVTLRGVLLNDATRDALKVLVENVPGVVRVVDQLATVEPMTGAVVRLPDAAAR; this comes from the coding sequence ATGAAAGTCCGCGACGCGATGACCCGGCATGTGCAGACGCTGACGCCGGACACTTTGCTGATCGATGCCATGCGCATGATGCTGCGCGAGCGCGTCAGCGGCCTGCCGGTGGTTGACCTGCGCGGGGCCGTGGTGGGCGTGCTTACCGAGGGCGACCTCATGCGGCGCGCCGAGCTGGGCACCGAGCGCAGGCATCCGCACTGGCTCAGCTTCGTGCTCGGCCCCGGCAGACTGGCGCGCGAATACACTGCCAGTCACGCGCGGCGCGTGGACGAGGTCATGACCCGCGAGGTGGTCACCATCAGCGCTGATGCGCCATTGGCGGAGGCCGTGCGGCTGATGGAGGAGCACCGCATCAAGCGGCTGCCGGTGCTTTACCACCACTGGCTGGAGGGCATCCTCAGCCGCGCCGACCTGATGCGCGCCTTCGTGAGCGCTGCGCCCGGCGTCGCACCGGACGATCTCTCCGACGCGGCGATCGCGCGGCGCATTGCCGTGGAATTCGACGTGCAGCCCTGGACACCGCGTAACACGGCGCATGCGGACGTCGAGGGCGGCGTGGTGACGCTGCGCGGCGTGCTGCTGAACGATGCCACCCGCGATGCGCTGAAGGTGCTGGTCGAGAACGTGCCGGGCGTGGTGCGCGTCGTCGACCAACTGGCCACCGTCGAGCCCATGACCGGCGCGGTGGTCCGCCTGCCGGACGCCGCCGCGCGCTAG
- the ftsH gene encoding ATP-dependent zinc metalloprotease FtsH has protein sequence MAKPERQQHLALWYALVALLGVLVIQGYITADSARETIPYSQFVTALQAGDIGDVTVTDDAVRGTYRKPDAQGRPRRFTAMRVPDELAHTLSSAKVTYTGEPGPGLAERIVGWIFPLLLFAGMWMFLAGRAPGGRGDGLMAIGKSKAKIFMERAISTTFADVAGVDEAKEELKEIIAFLRDPQGYGRLGAHIPKGVLLVGPPGTGKTLLARAVAGEAGVPFLSISGSEFVELFVGVGAARVRDLFERARESAPCIIFIDELDALGRARGISPVSGGQDEKEQTLNQLLTELDGFDPSSGVVLLAATNRPEILDPALLRAGRFDRQILVDRPDKSGRVAILQVHARKVKLDTGVSLDEIAALTTGFTGADLANLINEAALLATRRHAQAVQQSDIAEAIERVIAGLEKKTRILSPDERRVVAYHELGHALVALALPGTDTVQKVSIIPRGIAALGYTIQRPTEDRFLMSRNELADKMTVLLGGRAAESLVSGDISTGAADDLAKATEIARSMVLSYGMAPELGQVSYESGTPTMLDIRPAEHAAKPYSEATAAVADKAVRELVDGAFVRARAILAGERAVLERAATQLLAKETLSGDELRALLLPSATADASPPMTTRAGGTPA, from the coding sequence GTGGCAAAGCCCGAAAGGCAGCAGCACCTGGCCCTCTGGTACGCGCTCGTCGCGCTGCTGGGCGTGCTCGTGATCCAGGGCTACATCACTGCCGATAGCGCGCGGGAAACCATCCCGTACAGCCAGTTCGTGACGGCGCTGCAGGCGGGGGACATCGGCGATGTCACCGTGACGGACGACGCCGTTCGCGGCACCTACCGCAAGCCCGACGCCCAGGGCCGCCCGCGCCGCTTCACCGCCATGCGCGTACCCGACGAACTGGCGCACACGCTGTCGTCGGCCAAGGTCACCTACACCGGCGAACCCGGCCCCGGCCTGGCCGAGCGCATCGTCGGGTGGATCTTCCCTCTGCTGCTGTTCGCCGGCATGTGGATGTTCCTCGCCGGCCGCGCGCCGGGCGGACGTGGCGACGGCCTGATGGCCATCGGCAAGAGCAAGGCGAAGATCTTCATGGAGCGCGCGATCAGCACCACCTTCGCCGATGTGGCCGGCGTGGACGAAGCCAAAGAGGAACTCAAGGAAATCATCGCCTTCCTGCGCGACCCGCAAGGCTACGGGCGCCTGGGTGCGCACATCCCGAAAGGCGTGCTGCTGGTCGGCCCGCCCGGCACCGGCAAGACGCTGCTGGCGCGTGCGGTCGCCGGCGAGGCGGGCGTGCCGTTCCTGTCGATCAGCGGCTCGGAGTTCGTCGAGCTGTTCGTCGGCGTGGGCGCCGCGCGTGTGCGCGACCTGTTCGAGCGGGCGCGGGAAAGCGCGCCGTGCATCATCTTCATCGACGAGCTGGACGCGCTCGGGCGCGCGCGCGGCATCTCGCCGGTGAGCGGCGGCCAGGACGAAAAGGAACAGACGCTCAACCAGCTGCTCACCGAGCTGGATGGCTTCGACCCGAGCAGCGGCGTGGTGCTGCTGGCGGCCACCAACCGCCCGGAGATTCTCGACCCCGCGCTGCTGCGCGCCGGCCGCTTCGACCGGCAGATCCTGGTGGACCGGCCGGACAAGAGCGGCCGCGTCGCGATCCTGCAAGTGCATGCGCGCAAGGTAAAACTCGACACCGGCGTCTCGCTCGACGAGATCGCCGCGCTCACCACCGGCTTCACTGGCGCGGACCTGGCCAACCTCATCAACGAGGCCGCCCTGCTCGCCACGCGGCGACATGCGCAGGCAGTGCAGCAGAGCGACATCGCCGAGGCGATCGAGCGCGTGATCGCGGGCCTGGAGAAGAAGACGCGCATTCTCAGCCCGGACGAACGCCGCGTCGTCGCGTATCACGAACTGGGCCACGCGCTGGTCGCGCTGGCCCTGCCCGGCACCGACACCGTGCAGAAGGTGTCGATCATCCCGCGCGGCATCGCGGCACTGGGCTACACCATCCAGCGGCCCACCGAGGACCGCTTCCTGATGTCGCGCAACGAACTGGCCGACAAGATGACCGTGCTGCTGGGCGGCCGCGCGGCCGAGTCGCTGGTATCCGGCGACATCTCCACGGGCGCCGCGGACGACTTGGCCAAGGCCACGGAAATCGCGCGCAGCATGGTGCTCAGTTATGGCATGGCACCGGAACTTGGCCAGGTGAGCTACGAATCCGGTACACCGACCATGCTCGACATCCGGCCCGCCGAACATGCCGCCAAGCCTTATAGCGAAGCGACCGCCGCCGTGGCCGACAAGGCCGTGCGCGAACTGGTCGACGGCGCCTTTGTGCGCGCACGCGCCATCCTGGCGGGCGAGCGTGCCGTGCTGGAACGCGCCGCGACACAGCTGCTGGCGAAAGAGACTCTGTCCGGAGACGAATTGCGGGCGCTGCTGCTTCCCTCCGCCACGGCGGACGCATCGCCGCCCATGACTACCCGTGCCGGCGGCACGCCGGCCTAG
- a CDS encoding flavodoxin: MSSILIAYYSRSGTTRQVARQLADKLGADLYAIQDARPRRGLFGYLQSALEAMRGSLPDIKPCTTPLSQYDMVVLGTPVWMGHLASPMRRFLHDKARYIRQAAFFCTMGGEGADTVFGEMEKLLCQDARATLALRQDEVMRNACQAQIAGFAADIAHAPRRPAFDPMPLDEDGTRPWARA; the protein is encoded by the coding sequence ATGTCCAGCATCCTCATCGCCTACTACAGCCGCTCCGGCACCACGCGCCAAGTCGCTCGCCAACTCGCCGACAAGCTCGGCGCCGACCTCTACGCAATCCAGGACGCGCGCCCCCGCCGCGGCCTCTTCGGCTACCTCCAGTCGGCACTCGAAGCCATGCGCGGCTCCCTGCCCGACATCAAGCCGTGCACCACGCCGCTGTCGCAGTACGACATGGTGGTACTCGGAACGCCCGTGTGGATGGGCCATCTCGCCAGCCCGATGCGCCGCTTTCTGCACGACAAGGCGCGCTACATCCGCCAGGCCGCGTTCTTCTGCACCATGGGCGGCGAAGGCGCCGATACCGTGTTCGGAGAGATGGAGAAGCTGCTTTGCCAGGACGCGCGCGCCACCCTCGCGCTACGCCAGGACGAGGTCATGCGCAATGCCTGCCAGGCACAGATCGCCGGCTTCGCCGCGGATATCGCGCACGCGCCGCGACGCCCCGCGTTCGACCCGATGCCGCTGGACGAAGACGGCACCAGACCCTGGGCGCGGGCCTGA
- a CDS encoding class I SAM-dependent methyltransferase, protein MFHPDRLAAGLAAMAQERHDDARLALREAAGDGVLLARALLDCLEHDDAGTVYDRPAAFEAFIRGGGNVPLYEATSAALAQLYGTHDVDTLLDLGCGDGMALIPALERTQRVPRYVDIVEPSEALLASAMERLRTGRRFQLAHLHAWRQTAQDFAAALQPDQHWDLAQSTFALQSLPPAERRQTLKRLRPHVRRLALVEFDVPVLDPGSDAHYASLAQRYQRALDGYGSDAELIAGGFLAPMLLGQLQPDARPSNWEQPIAQWVEELRESGYALELEQKLYDYSWSPAVLMVFV, encoded by the coding sequence ATGTTTCACCCCGACCGATTGGCCGCCGGGCTCGCCGCCATGGCGCAGGAACGCCACGACGACGCCCGCCTCGCATTGCGCGAAGCCGCCGGCGACGGTGTCCTGCTCGCGCGCGCCTTGCTGGACTGCCTGGAACACGACGACGCAGGCACCGTCTACGATCGCCCGGCCGCGTTCGAGGCCTTCATCCGCGGCGGCGGCAACGTCCCGCTGTACGAAGCCACCAGCGCGGCGCTCGCACAGCTCTACGGCACGCATGACGTGGACACGCTGCTCGACCTCGGCTGCGGCGACGGCATGGCGCTGATTCCCGCGCTCGAACGCACGCAGCGCGTGCCGCGCTATGTCGATATCGTCGAGCCGTCGGAGGCGCTGCTGGCCAGTGCGATGGAACGGCTGCGCACCGGACGCCGTTTCCAGCTCGCCCATCTGCACGCCTGGCGCCAGACCGCACAGGACTTCGCCGCGGCCTTGCAGCCGGATCAGCACTGGGACCTGGCGCAATCCACCTTCGCACTGCAATCGCTGCCACCGGCCGAACGCCGGCAGACATTGAAGCGCCTGCGCCCGCACGTGCGCCGGCTCGCCTTGGTCGAATTCGACGTGCCCGTGCTCGACCCCGGCAGCGACGCGCACTACGCCTCGCTCGCGCAGCGCTACCAGCGCGCGCTGGACGGCTACGGCAGCGACGCGGAACTCATCGCCGGCGGCTTCCTCGCCCCCATGTTGCTCGGCCAGCTCCAACCCGACGCGCGCCCTTCCAACTGGGAGCAACCGATCGCGCAATGGGTCGAAGAACTGCGCGAAAGCGGATATGCCCTCGAGCTCGAGCAGAAGCTATACGACTACAGCTGGTCACCAGCAGTGTTGATGGTGTTCGTGTAG
- a CDS encoding glucokinase, giving the protein MTYPVIASVRKTPTDEAPAIPHGWAASTATSTGAVGPVPFLAADIGGTHARLGLVAPQADGSPRVLAYRSYRCADHPHLDDIVRDFCAGLDAHPRELVLASAGYLHAGVVVNRNLAWPLVPATLERELGLERVRFLNDFEALAHAIAHVDDTTSVPLKAAFVPDSDAGPVAVIGPGTGLGAAVWFPGEPPRVLATEAGQMQLAARGGLERDILDRIAPPDSHTPYEAVLSGPGLHRLYAALCAVYDRYPACAEPADVVAAAQAGDEVAYEALQLFGGWMGSFAGDLAMLYGTTGGVYLAGGFLSRIVDLLRCGPLVERFLDKGVMRPFLHKVPIRVVDHGQLGVVGAASWHLHSRTARPVPG; this is encoded by the coding sequence ATGACGTATCCAGTGATTGCGAGCGTGCGGAAAACCCCAACGGACGAAGCGCCGGCGATCCCGCATGGATGGGCGGCGTCCACCGCGACCTCGACCGGCGCGGTCGGCCCGGTGCCGTTTCTCGCCGCGGACATCGGCGGCACGCATGCGCGGTTGGGCCTGGTCGCGCCGCAGGCCGACGGATCCCCCCGCGTACTGGCCTATCGCAGCTATCGCTGCGCCGACCATCCGCACCTGGACGACATCGTCCGCGACTTCTGCGCCGGCCTCGATGCGCATCCGCGCGAGCTGGTGCTGGCCAGTGCCGGCTATCTGCACGCCGGCGTGGTGGTGAACCGCAACCTGGCCTGGCCGCTGGTGCCGGCCACGCTGGAGCGCGAGCTGGGCCTGGAGCGCGTGCGGTTCCTCAACGATTTCGAGGCGCTGGCGCACGCCATCGCGCATGTCGACGACACCACCTCGGTGCCGCTGAAGGCCGCCTTCGTCCCCGACAGCGACGCCGGCCCGGTCGCCGTGATCGGGCCGGGCACCGGCCTGGGTGCCGCGGTGTGGTTCCCGGGCGAGCCGCCGCGCGTGCTGGCGACCGAAGCCGGGCAGATGCAGCTGGCGGCGCGCGGCGGCCTGGAGCGCGACATCCTCGACCGCATCGCCCCGCCGGACAGCCACACCCCGTACGAAGCGGTGCTCTCCGGCCCAGGCTTGCATCGACTGTACGCGGCGCTATGCGCGGTTTACGACCGCTATCCCGCCTGCGCGGAACCTGCCGATGTGGTGGCCGCCGCCCAGGCGGGCGACGAGGTCGCCTACGAGGCGCTGCAGCTTTTCGGCGGCTGGATGGGTTCCTTCGCGGGCGACCTGGCCATGCTCTACGGCACCACCGGCGGCGTGTATCTCGCCGGCGGTTTCCTCTCGCGCATCGTCGACCTGCTGCGCTGCGGCCCGCTGGTCGAGCGCTTCCTCGACAAGGGCGTGATGCGCCCGTTCCTGCACAAGGTCCCCATTCGCGTGGTGGACCACGGCCAGCTCGGCGTCGTCGGTGCCGCCAGCTGGCATTTGCACAGCCGCACCGCCAGACCGGTGCCGGGATAG
- a CDS encoding TonB-dependent receptor, with product MNNGKKLLCASILCGLGLAVSVHAQDAAPAQNGASARDGDSSGGNAKSKTPQQRAQEKQAQNLQQVTVTGYRESLAKAIEIKRNANAIVDAINAEDIGKFPDTNAAESLSHLPGISVDRQFGEGEKVSINGTDPALNRVLINGQTIASGDWGGNPTDTSGRTFNYTLLSPEIIGNMQVYKSPEAHIDEGSIGGTVIVNTRKPLDLPANTLRGSLGYGYNDRSEKGNPRGSVLWSWKNSDSTFGFLTALTHDKENLSRAGIEFFGYSTPGNSIPSTATVHGSGDLSTAKYPVGINSAYFQQVRKRDGIQSALQWRPNEKNEFNLTGIYVRGSYNNFSESRYVCPGCGDLNKITDVTVNNGYITSGTVSANTGNGQPYAQLDTNYRMSKVTTKSLNLRHDYNGDKWILSSQVGYTAARGGKDPEYLMKYLLNSGGYNFSYDGRNTAVNYDNGAASNWGLPASPAGSPPGDSTLNGKYQAGGIYYETTKDRERYAQFDASRDLDWGPIYQVQMGFKYINHVNSQVSRGNRINTTDGITLTDFEPGSTPGNLYDGLHASGDLVDWSTANLGAVKSYLNGQPQGPYNVNYPSIFSVREMTRDLYTQFNYNAGGFRGNFGVRYVDTTDKSTYYQSSNGGSYYLTQGKTRYYKPLPSFNIAYDIDDTKVARFGVAKVIARPRYSDLAGSVSLNCTGGNCTGSAGNPDLKPYSSTNYDLAGEWYFAPSSLLGAEVFYRKIGNYIVNTTTERTFFDPTTGQTNLYTITSPVNVSNAKVRGASLLYQQDLGYGFGLQTNYTYAHADTSTGLNLPYLSKNTINIIPYFEKGPWSARLNYSWRTPYFTQVGRLNSQVFADQYKELDFSASYQVNQWMGVTFSATNLLDSTYYWYNDVKYAPIGMYKNGRTFAVGLNFKL from the coding sequence ATGAACAACGGCAAGAAACTCTTGTGCGCGAGCATCCTCTGCGGCCTCGGCCTGGCGGTCTCCGTGCACGCGCAGGACGCCGCGCCCGCGCAGAACGGCGCTTCGGCGCGGGACGGCGACAGCTCCGGCGGCAACGCCAAGAGCAAGACCCCGCAGCAGCGCGCACAGGAAAAGCAGGCGCAGAACCTCCAGCAGGTGACGGTGACCGGCTATCGCGAGAGCCTGGCCAAGGCGATCGAGATCAAGCGCAACGCCAATGCGATCGTCGATGCGATCAATGCCGAGGACATCGGCAAGTTCCCCGACACCAACGCCGCCGAATCGCTCTCGCACCTGCCCGGCATCTCGGTGGACCGCCAGTTCGGCGAAGGCGAGAAGGTCAGCATCAACGGCACCGACCCCGCTCTGAACCGCGTGCTGATCAATGGCCAGACCATCGCTTCCGGCGACTGGGGCGGCAACCCGACCGACACCAGCGGCCGCACCTTCAACTACACGCTGCTGTCGCCGGAAATCATCGGCAACATGCAGGTGTACAAGTCGCCCGAGGCGCACATCGACGAAGGCAGCATCGGCGGCACGGTGATCGTCAATACGCGCAAGCCGCTGGACCTGCCGGCCAACACGCTGCGCGGCTCGCTGGGCTACGGCTACAACGACCGTTCGGAAAAAGGCAACCCGCGCGGCTCCGTGCTGTGGAGCTGGAAAAACAGCGACAGCACCTTCGGCTTCCTGACCGCGCTGACCCACGACAAGGAAAACCTGTCGCGCGCCGGCATCGAGTTCTTCGGCTATTCCACGCCCGGCAACAGCATTCCATCGACGGCGACCGTGCACGGCAGCGGCGACCTGTCCACGGCCAAGTACCCGGTGGGCATCAACAGCGCGTACTTCCAGCAGGTGCGCAAGCGCGACGGCATCCAGTCCGCGCTGCAGTGGCGCCCGAACGAGAAGAACGAGTTCAACCTGACCGGCATCTACGTCCGCGGCTCGTACAACAACTTCAGCGAATCGCGCTACGTCTGTCCGGGCTGCGGCGATCTCAACAAGATCACCGATGTGACGGTCAACAACGGCTACATCACCAGCGGCACGGTGTCCGCCAATACCGGCAACGGCCAGCCGTATGCGCAGCTGGACACCAACTACCGCATGTCGAAGGTCACCACCAAGAGCCTCAACCTGCGCCACGACTACAACGGCGACAAGTGGATCCTCTCCAGCCAGGTGGGCTACACCGCCGCCCGCGGCGGCAAGGACCCCGAGTACCTGATGAAGTATCTGCTGAACTCCGGCGGCTACAACTTCAGCTACGACGGCCGCAACACCGCAGTGAACTACGACAACGGCGCAGCTTCCAACTGGGGCCTGCCGGCCTCGCCGGCCGGTTCGCCCCCGGGCGATTCGACTCTCAATGGCAAATACCAGGCCGGCGGCATCTACTACGAGACCACCAAGGATCGCGAGCGCTACGCACAGTTCGACGCCAGCCGCGATCTGGACTGGGGCCCGATCTACCAGGTGCAGATGGGCTTCAAGTACATCAACCACGTGAACTCGCAGGTCTCGCGCGGCAACCGCATCAACACCACCGACGGCATCACGCTGACGGATTTCGAGCCGGGCAGCACGCCGGGCAACCTGTATGACGGCCTGCATGCCAGCGGCGACCTGGTCGACTGGTCGACTGCCAACCTCGGCGCAGTGAAGTCGTATCTCAACGGCCAGCCGCAGGGTCCGTACAACGTCAACTACCCGTCGATCTTCAGCGTTCGCGAGATGACCCGCGACCTGTACACGCAGTTCAACTACAACGCTGGCGGGTTCCGCGGCAACTTCGGCGTGCGCTACGTCGACACCACGGACAAGTCCACCTACTACCAGTCGAGCAATGGCGGCAGCTACTACCTGACGCAGGGTAAGACGCGCTACTACAAGCCGCTGCCGAGCTTCAACATCGCCTACGACATCGACGACACCAAGGTGGCGCGCTTCGGCGTGGCCAAGGTCATCGCGCGCCCGCGCTATTCGGACCTGGCCGGCTCGGTGTCGCTGAACTGCACCGGCGGCAACTGCACCGGCAGCGCAGGTAATCCGGACCTCAAGCCGTATTCGTCCACCAACTACGATCTGGCTGGCGAGTGGTACTTCGCGCCGTCCAGCCTGCTGGGCGCCGAGGTGTTCTACCGCAAGATCGGCAACTACATCGTCAACACCACCACCGAGCGTACGTTCTTCGATCCGACCACCGGCCAGACCAACCTCTACACCATCACCTCGCCGGTGAACGTCTCCAACGCCAAGGTGCGCGGCGCGTCCCTGCTGTACCAGCAGGACCTCGGCTACGGTTTCGGCCTGCAGACCAACTACACCTACGCCCATGCCGACACCAGCACGGGCCTGAACCTGCCGTACCTCTCGAAGAACACCATCAACATCATCCCGTACTTCGAGAAGGGGCCGTGGTCGGCACGCCTGAACTACAGCTGGCGCACGCCGTACTTCACCCAGGTGGGCCGCCTCAATTCGCAGGTGTTCGCCGACCAGTACAAGGAGCTGGACTTCTCCGCCTCGTACCAGGTCAACCAGTGGATGGGCGTGACCTTCAGCGCCACCAACCTGCTTGATTCGACCTACTACTGGTACAACGACGTGAAGTACGCGCCGATCGGCATGTACAAGAACGGGCGCACGTTCGCCGTGGGCCTGAACTTCAAGCTGTAA